The window CTCAACGAATTCGATATTATTTTTCAATGATTGATCAGAATTTGTTGATGAGTGGTGGTAAGTATCGAGATTTACCAGAGACTTATGTGATTTTTATTTTGCCAAATGATCCATATGATCAAGATGAAAAATACTATGAATTTGCTTTTCAGCAGTTGAAACGAAAAAATCCATTGGTGCTTGATACTAAGCAACACGCAATTATCTTAAATGCGAGTGGGAGTATCGGTGAGGTTACACCGCGTCTACAAGGCTTTTTTGACTTGATTCATGATAAAATAAGTACAAAAGATGAGTTTATTGAAAAATTGAATCGAGAAGTTAAAAAGTTCGGTACTGATCCGGGAAGGAGAAAAGAACTTATGGATTATCAGATGAGATTAGATGATGAAAGAGAATTTGGTAAGGAACTAGGTCGAGAACAAGAAGAGATTAATGCAATTCAGAAGTTAATAAAAATTACCCGACAATTAAAAGCAAGCGATGACTTTATCTTGAAGCAATTAATTGCTAATTATGGCGATGATTTTTCGAAAGAAGAGTTGCAAGAATTTATTAAAAAGAATAAATAAAATTGAAATAAGGATTATGTAAAAAAACATAATTCTTATTTTTTTAGTCAAAAAGTGTAATCTTTTTGCCAACTTCTTGTAAGTAGTGAGAAAATATAAGTGACACTTTTTTATAAGGATTAAATGATGATTGAATACAAAAATATTTCGAAGAAATATCAGGATCAAACGATTCTAAAGGATGTTTCTTTTACAGTGAAAAAAGGAGATATCTTCGTTTTAGTTGGACCTAGTGGCAGTGGCAAGACTACGCTGTTAAAAATGTTCAATAGACTGATTGAACCGACCAAAGGCGAGATATTGTTAGATGATAAATCAATAAAGGAATATGATCTACGTAAATTAAGAGAAAAAACTGGTTACGTTTTGCAGACTGCCAGTTTGTTTCCAAATTTGACTGTTGGTGAAAATATCACAATTGTTCTAGAGCAAGAAGGCGTTAGTCGAACAGAACGTCGTAAGAGGCAGAAAGAATTATTAAAGTCAGTTGACCTAGATCCCAAATTATATTGTGATCGGATGCCAAATGAACTTTCAGGTGGCGAGCAACAAAGAGTAGGAATTATTCGTGCCCTAGCTGCAAATCCTGAGGTAGTTCTAATGGATGAGCCTTTTTCCGCTCTTGATCCAGTAGTGAGAAAACAATTACAAGACTTACTACTTAATCTTCATGATGAGCTTAATAAAACGGTGATATTTGTAACGCACGACATGCAAGAAGCAATTCGATTAGGAAACACAATTGGTGTCTTGCATGAAGGTATTTTAGAGCAAGTTGGTAAACCCAGAGAAATTTTACGTCATCCTGCAACTAAGTTTGTTCGAGAATTTTTTGCCGGAAATCGAATTAATCAAAAATTGGACCTGGAAACACTGCTCAAAAGTGAGTTAGGAGTAGATCCTAGATTTTATCCAAAGGTAGATACTTTAGTTCGCTATCATGTTTACAGCGTGCAAGATTTAATCAAGGATTGTTCTAATTATCCTGATAGTCTATTTATTGCAGAAACAGAGTTTGGTGAATTTCTAATTGAACCAAAACGAGTTTGGAATTTCTTCTTAAAGTGGGTGGCTGGAAATGATTAAATCTTTATGGCAAATGCTTTTAACAGAACACGATCAAATTTGGGCTACGACGCTTGTTCATATTAAAATTTCACTAATTGCTCTCCTTATCGCAATGGTAATTGCAATTCCGCTAGCTTTTATTTTAAAGGGACATAAAAAAGTAGCTGAATTCACACTGCAAATTGCTGGTATTATTCAAACTATTCCAAGCTTAGCAATTCTAGGTTTGTTATTACCTTTTGTCGGAATTGGGACTACACCTGCGATTATTGCCTTAGTTTTATATGCAATAATGCCTATTTTTCAGAATACTTATTCAGGTTTAACAGATATTCCTGATAATTTAGAAGAAGCAGCAACTGCCTTTGGTCTGACAAAATGGAAGAAATTACAGCGATTAGAAATCCCAATGGCCATGCCGATGATTTTTGCTGGAGTTCGAATTGCTTTAGTAATGATTATTGGTACAGCAACACTTGCAGCCTTAATTGGTGGTGGTGGACTAGGTACTTACATTTATGTCGGCATTAATTCAAATAACAATACTGAAGTTTTAATGGGTGCGATTTTATCCGCACTGCTTGCCTTAGTATTTAGTGGCGTTTTAAAATTTATTGCTAAAAATAATAAGCGACTCAAGTGGGGAAGTATTATTATCGCTGTAATTTTGCTCATTTGGGGCGGAAGCAGTTTATATACTCACTTCACTAGCACTTCAAAGAATAATATTGCTGAACCAAAACAAACAATTACAATTGCCGGGAAAATGGGCTCTGAGCCAGCTATTTTAATTAATATGTATAAAGACCTGATTGAAAAGAATGATCCAAATACCAAGGTAGTCTTAAAGCCTAATTTTGGTGGAACAACATTTTTATTTAAGGCTCTTCAGACAGATAAAGTTGATATTTATCCTGAATTCACTGGAACAGTCTTGCAAACCTTAGTTAAAACAGGTAAAAAGACTGGCAATGATCCAAATCAAGTTTATGTTGAAGCTAGAAGCGATTTAAAGAAACAATTTGATATGGAATACTTAAAGCCAATGGCTTATCAAAACGGTTATGCTTTGGCAACAACGCAGAAATTTGCAAAAGACAACCATTTGACTAAAATGAGTGATTTAAACCGCGTTAATAAAAAAGTTCACGCAGCTTTTGATCCAGACTTTACTTCTTTAAAAGATGGGTATCCTGGATTAAAGAAAATTTATAAGTTGGATTTTGCATCAATTAAAAGTACTGAATCAAGTATTCGTTATCATGCTATTGCGAATAATCAAGCTAATATTGTTGATGGCTACACTACTGATGCCGAGATTAAAAAGTATAACTTAGTAATGCTTGATGATGATAAAAAATTCTTCCCACCTTATCAAGGTGCTCCGTTGATGAAGGCAAAATTTGCAGAGAGAAATCCTCAAATTGTAAAAGCATTAAACAAACTAGCTGGTAAAATTACAACTCAAGAAATGCAGGAAATGAATTATCAGGTTAATGTTAAGCACGAAAAGCCAGCTAAAGTGGCTCATGATTATTTGGTAAAACATGGATTAATTTAGAAAAGAGATAGAAATGACAAAGTATACAGTAAAAAGCAAGCTAACTGATACTCCTTGGCAAATTGAAAATAGAACCAAGAAGCATAAATTTATGGCTGATGAATCAGCAAGCGGCAAAAATGTTGCTCCTAATCCAGTAGAGTATTTAGCTGGTGCAGTAAATTCTTGTATTTCGATTTCTGCAGGAATGATTGCTAACGTTCATCATTTAGATGTAAAAAACTTCAAAGTTACAACACAAGCAATTACTACTAAGTTAGGACATGGGAAGTCAGTTGTCAGTGAAATGTTAATTACAGTTTCTTTTGACAGCTCCATGTCTCAAGAAGAAAAGCAGGACTTTTTAGCACATACCCTGCATGTTTCAACTGTTTATCAAACAGTATCTCAAAGTGTTAAAACTTATGTAGAATTGGAAGATTAATTTATAAAATACTCTTAGTTACTCGGACTAAGAGTATTTTTGCTTTTTTTAGGAAAGATAGGGCAAGATATAGATTAATTAAGTTTTAGGGGGATTTAAGTTGAAAAAAATAATTGCTAAACTAGTTGGAATGTTTGAATTATTCTATGATCTAGTTTTTGTCTATGCAATTTCTAGCATTACAGCAATGATTCATCATCCTGTCAATGGTAGCATTCCTTTAATTACATTTTTGCAGTTCTTATTAGTTGTCATTGTAGTAATGCAAATTTAGCTTTACCAAGTTATTTATTTTAATCGCTATAGTAAAAATAGTTTCTGGGATCTTAGCGGCCTAGTTTTAAATATGTTTGTTGCAGTGTATTTAGCTAATAATATCAATACTGAATGGCGAATTACATTTCATTATTTTAATATCGCAATGGCAGTGATGATCGTAACGCTATTTTGTCAGATAAGTTAATTAATCATCATCAAATTAGTAAGGGCTTTGTATTAATGTACAGTCATATTGCCATTGTAGTTTCTATTTTGTTAATGACAGTATCTTTCCTTTATTTACAAATAAAAAATGTAAATAGATCATTCTTATTTTTCTTAATCATTGGCTCACTAGGTTTGTACTACTTTTCTTTAAGTATTAATCAAATATATAACAAAAATAAGTGCAAATTTGCTATTCGTGATTTTCTGGTATTAATAATTACCTTTTCGTTGGGAATAGTTTATTTATGGTTTGTAATAAGATCTGAATTAGGTATTGCAATCTGCTTGTTAATTTGGAACTTGGCATTTTTCTTAATTTTTCTAATGAAAAGCAAGAATTCTTTAAATTAGTGTAAGTATGATTATTAAAAAATTGTTGACTGCTATAATATTAGTAAATCAATAAAGAAGGTTTAATATGGACATTTATGGTGGCTATACCCCAGTTCTAAATAAATTACTTAATCAGATGCTGGAATATTTTAGAAAAGAAAATAAAATTCACCAAGAACAAACCGGTGACAGTCTTTATGAACATTTAATTGGTCGAGTTAAGAGACCAGAAAGCATGATTGAAAAATGTCAGCGAAAAGAATTACCAGTAACTCCAGAATCAGCAATGAAAAAAATTCGAGACAGCGTTGGAATTCGGGTTGTCTGTAATTTCATTGATGATATTTATACTTGTATTAATTTGATTCAAAATTGGGATGATGTAGCAATTGTTAAACAAAAAGACTACATTACTAATGCTAAGCCTAATGGTTACCGTTCTTATCATATGATTTTAGATGTTGAAAGACCTGAAAAAGATATTGAAGGTAATATTCCTGGTCACTACTATGTTGAAGTGCAACTTAGAACGATTGCAATGGACACTTGGGCAAGTTTAGAGCATGAAATGAAGTATAAGCATAAAATAAAGAATCCTGAAATGATTGGTAAAGAGCTAAAGCGAGTGGCAGATGAATTAGCTTCTTGCGATGTAAGCATGCAGACTTTGCGTCATTTGATTAGAGAGGAAGACTAACTTAATGAAAATTTTACTGGCAGAAGATGAAGAGCAACTGTCCCGTGTTTTGGTAGCGGCGATGCAAAGCGTTAATTACGATGTCGACGCTGTTTTTAATGGCCGGGATGCTGTAGAACTTGCTAAAAAGAATTCATATGATGTTATTATCCTAGATATCATGATGCCGATTATGGATGGAATCACCGCCTTGAAACAAATTCGAAAAAGCGGCGATAAGACTTATGTATTAATGCTTACTGCAAAAGCAGAAATTGATGATCGTGTAACTGGTTTAGATAGTGGAGCAGATGATTACTTAACTAAGCCTTTTTCATTAAAAGAGTTACTCGCTCGTTTACGGTCAAAGGAAAGACGGGATGATCAATATACTCCTAATGAAGTTGAAGTTGGTGATCTGGCCTTGAATGTATCTGAGCAAGAGCTAGTAAGTCATAATTCAATTCGCTTAGGAAGTAAAGAAACGCAACTTTTAAACTATCTGATGCTCAATGAAGGTAAAGAGTTTTCAACTTCAGACTTATTAGCGCATGTTTGGAAAGATGAAGACGATGCTAATGAAGAGGTAGTTTGGATTTATATTTCCTATTTAAGACAAAAACTCCAATCTATTCAAAGCTCAGTCCAGATTGTAGGTGAAAAGGGCGGTAGTTTTTCATTAATTAGGTAGGTGAGATTAATGATTCAAAAA of the Lactobacillus gasseri ATCC 33323 = JCM 1131 genome contains:
- a CDS encoding ABC transporter permease/substrate-binding protein; the encoded protein is MIKSLWQMLLTEHDQIWATTLVHIKISLIALLIAMVIAIPLAFILKGHKKVAEFTLQIAGIIQTIPSLAILGLLLPFVGIGTTPAIIALVLYAIMPIFQNTYSGLTDIPDNLEEAATAFGLTKWKKLQRLEIPMAMPMIFAGVRIALVMIIGTATLAALIGGGGLGTYIYVGINSNNNTEVLMGAILSALLALVFSGVLKFIAKNNKRLKWGSIIIAVILLIWGGSSLYTHFTSTSKNNIAEPKQTITIAGKMGSEPAILINMYKDLIEKNDPNTKVVLKPNFGGTTFLFKALQTDKVDIYPEFTGTVLQTLVKTGKKTGNDPNQVYVEARSDLKKQFDMEYLKPMAYQNGYALATTQKFAKDNHLTKMSDLNRVNKKVHAAFDPDFTSLKDGYPGLKKIYKLDFASIKSTESSIRYHAIANNQANIVDGYTTDAEIKKYNLVMLDDDKKFFPPYQGAPLMKAKFAERNPQIVKALNKLAGKITTQEMQEMNYQVNVKHEKPAKVAHDYLVKHGLI
- a CDS encoding GTP pyrophosphokinase — protein: MDIYGGYTPVLNKLLNQMLEYFRKENKIHQEQTGDSLYEHLIGRVKRPESMIEKCQRKELPVTPESAMKKIRDSVGIRVVCNFIDDIYTCINLIQNWDDVAIVKQKDYITNAKPNGYRSYHMILDVERPEKDIEGNIPGHYYVEVQLRTIAMDTWASLEHEMKYKHKIKNPEMIGKELKRVADELASCDVSMQTLRHLIREED
- a CDS encoding Rpn family recombination-promoting nuclease/putative transposase, with product MRKNENELVAKIIDDPVFSWVMEQDDNCCKLLQAILPELNITRVEFETQKRLKFHPEKRGTILDILAYDQKGRVYDIELQVLQNKFLAQRIRYYFSMIDQNLLMSGGKYRDLPETYVIFILPNDPYDQDEKYYEFAFQQLKRKNPLVLDTKQHAIILNASGSIGEVTPRLQGFFDLIHDKISTKDEFIEKLNREVKKFGTDPGRRKELMDYQMRLDDEREFGKELGREQEEINAIQKLIKITRQLKASDDFILKQLIANYGDDFSKEELQEFIKKNK
- a CDS encoding low temperature requirement protein A, giving the protein MKKIIAKLVGMFELFYDLVFVYAISSITAMIHHPVNGSIPLITFLQFLLVVIVVMQI
- a CDS encoding OsmC family protein — translated: MTKYTVKSKLTDTPWQIENRTKKHKFMADESASGKNVAPNPVEYLAGAVNSCISISAGMIANVHHLDVKNFKVTTQAITTKLGHGKSVVSEMLITVSFDSSMSQEEKQDFLAHTLHVSTVYQTVSQSVKTYVELED
- a CDS encoding response regulator transcription factor — encoded protein: MKILLAEDEEQLSRVLVAAMQSVNYDVDAVFNGRDAVELAKKNSYDVIILDIMMPIMDGITALKQIRKSGDKTYVLMLTAKAEIDDRVTGLDSGADDYLTKPFSLKELLARLRSKERRDDQYTPNEVEVGDLALNVSEQELVSHNSIRLGSKETQLLNYLMLNEGKEFSTSDLLAHVWKDEDDANEEVVWIYISYLRQKLQSIQSSVQIVGEKGGSFSLIR
- a CDS encoding ABC transporter ATP-binding protein, with the protein product MMIEYKNISKKYQDQTILKDVSFTVKKGDIFVLVGPSGSGKTTLLKMFNRLIEPTKGEILLDDKSIKEYDLRKLREKTGYVLQTASLFPNLTVGENITIVLEQEGVSRTERRKRQKELLKSVDLDPKLYCDRMPNELSGGEQQRVGIIRALAANPEVVLMDEPFSALDPVVRKQLQDLLLNLHDELNKTVIFVTHDMQEAIRLGNTIGVLHEGILEQVGKPREILRHPATKFVREFFAGNRINQKLDLETLLKSELGVDPRFYPKVDTLVRYHVYSVQDLIKDCSNYPDSLFIAETEFGEFLIEPKRVWNFFLKWVAGND